A window of Acidobacteriota bacterium contains these coding sequences:
- a CDS encoding methyltransferase, whose product MTTANQQASTPEIPAEAYLVQVAFSALMTQALYVAAKLGIADLLAEKPQTVSQLAEATKTHERALYRVLRSLAGIGVFQETDPKVFALTPYAEPLRSDAPTSFRNGAIFMGENWHWQVWGELLQSVKTGKTAWGYVHGAEVFDYFATHTTQSEIFNSAMTDMSVGTAPVVVGSYDFSGFNTLVDIAGGHGYLLAQILKANPELQGVLFDVPSVIAGAPALLEREGVGERVETVAGNFFESVPANADAYIMKHIIHDWDDEQAIAILRNIRKGIRRDGKILVVETVVPAGNDPHYSKLLDLEMLVSPGGVERAAEAYRELFAAAGFRLTRIVETPSPYSIIEGAPE is encoded by the coding sequence ATGACAACGGCAAATCAGCAAGCATCAACACCGGAAATCCCGGCGGAAGCTTATCTCGTACAAGTCGCATTCAGCGCACTGATGACGCAGGCGCTCTACGTTGCGGCAAAACTTGGAATCGCCGACCTGCTCGCGGAAAAGCCACAAACCGTGAGCCAACTGGCAGAAGCGACGAAAACCCACGAGCGCGCGCTTTATCGCGTGTTACGCTCGCTTGCGGGCATCGGCGTTTTTCAAGAAACCGACCCGAAAGTTTTTGCGCTTACGCCTTATGCCGAACCGCTTCGTTCAGACGCGCCGACCTCATTTCGTAACGGCGCCATTTTTATGGGCGAAAACTGGCACTGGCAGGTTTGGGGTGAATTGTTGCAAAGCGTCAAGACCGGTAAAACCGCGTGGGGATATGTTCACGGCGCGGAAGTGTTTGATTATTTTGCGACCCACACAACCCAATCGGAAATTTTCAATAGCGCCATGACCGATATGTCCGTCGGCACAGCCCCCGTGGTTGTCGGGTCATATGATTTTTCGGGCTTCAATACTTTGGTTGATATTGCCGGCGGGCACGGTTATTTGCTCGCGCAAATTTTAAAAGCCAACCCTGAACTGCAAGGCGTGCTTTTTGACGTGCCGTCGGTGATTGCCGGAGCGCCCGCATTACTTGAACGCGAAGGCGTCGGTGAGCGCGTTGAAACCGTAGCGGGCAATTTCTTTGAATCGGTTCCGGCAAATGCTGATGCTTATATTATGAAACACATCATTCACGATTGGGATGATGAGCAGGCTATTGCGATTTTGCGAAACATTCGCAAAGGCATTCGGCGCGACGGCAAAATCTTAGTCGTTGAAACTGTGGTTCCCGCAGGTAACGACCCGCATTACAGCAAACTCCTTGACCTTGAAATGCTGGTTTCACCGGGCGGCGTCGAACGCGCCGCCGAAGCGTATCGTGAACTGTTTGCCGCCGCGGGTTTCCGCCTGACGCGCATTGTTGAAACCCCGTCGCCTTACAGCATCATTGAAGGCGCGCCGGAATAG
- a CDS encoding YwbE family protein: protein MSGKDKKHIKAGIEVDIVLKQDQRSGKTTRGIVKDILTKSAFHPHGIKVRLESGAIGRVKEIISDNSSSLQ, encoded by the coding sequence ATGAGTGGAAAAGATAAAAAGCACATCAAAGCGGGAATCGAAGTTGATATTGTGCTCAAACAAGATCAACGAAGCGGCAAAACCACACGCGGGATTGTCAAAGACATTCTCACCAAATCGGCTTTTCACCCGCACGGCATCAAGGTGCGGCTGGAGAGCGGCGCTATCGGTCGAGTCAAAGAAATTATCAGCGATAATTCATCATCGCTTCAGTAA
- a CDS encoding tetratricopeptide repeat protein yields MFRFCVLFLLLTFGGFALQANAQNIQTKAREIRAAMEARDFDRAESLTRELRAANPQAFAANNYDYLLGRLAERKGSYAEAQAHYMAVLNRGSILAPYALWHLATLARATGDFATERQHLTRLTVSFPSSVAARKARDRMVNSLRDSGEFRATIPLLRPLASTSGVAGRKALAQLGEAYLKTGDAQTARTYFDQLTNTRDDYALAACEGLDQIDANAPNEFEALRRARIYLTNRHWAEARKHLLYIVNNFPQSQNRAEALYQIGFAFYREDNYPDAIKWFEQAYQEFPQKKEGSEGYYFVATALQKAQRYDEAARRYIDFISAYPDSDRIEGAYRNIVDSFRYAGKYEEAIQWTRKMGEVYANKPLQTVAVYNEARIEMARGRWEVALTLLTRLQALPAVPKVAGGNISGETNFLRVLAIEQLGRLAEAARLYLAIPDDRDNYFGQRATARLKMLAATKEGRSIIGALLNDYRAQAKSALAAGRYLEAKNAASQALRLTGDENTVRDLLTVLRASYNNLASYNSVWKYRLIPVGRSILSAGERGDATNAGLAAELLFFGLYDEGVTELRLGGFSAMQKSAMTDASSTLADANAPLAPPVNGAMKSVVAASSTASQVSGDYSFSMAVYSNRGDQSNYAIGYAEPLFGSVPKDYRVELMPRDLIELMYPAPYKDAFNAYAPKLNVDPRLILGLARQESRFNPAVKSHAAARGLLQFIAETAEKLANEEKLNGFELDDVYEPEIAVRLAARYVYDLQTLFPNNSQAIAASYNSGEQGVERWIFRAKSSDVDRLFAEIALPETKDYVAKVLCNYRAYEQLFTKELKPRK; encoded by the coding sequence ATGTTTCGTTTTTGCGTTTTGTTTTTGCTGCTAACGTTTGGCGGTTTTGCATTGCAAGCCAATGCCCAGAATATTCAAACCAAAGCCCGGGAAATTCGCGCGGCAATGGAGGCGCGGGATTTTGACCGCGCTGAATCTTTAACCAGAGAGCTTCGTGCCGCGAACCCGCAAGCTTTCGCGGCAAATAATTACGATTATCTGCTCGGCAGGCTCGCCGAACGCAAAGGCAGTTATGCAGAAGCCCAAGCGCACTACATGGCGGTTTTAAATCGCGGGTCGATTCTTGCGCCCTACGCGCTCTGGCATCTGGCGACACTGGCGCGCGCGACGGGAGATTTTGCCACCGAACGCCAACACCTGACGCGCCTGACGGTCTCTTTTCCATCAAGCGTCGCGGCGCGCAAAGCCCGTGACCGCATGGTCAATAGCCTGCGCGACAGCGGCGAGTTTCGCGCCACGATTCCGCTTTTGCGTCCGCTTGCCTCAACCAGTGGGGTTGCCGGTCGCAAAGCTTTGGCACAACTCGGCGAAGCCTATTTGAAAACCGGTGATGCTCAAACGGCGCGAACCTATTTCGACCAACTGACCAACACCCGCGACGATTATGCGCTGGCGGCTTGCGAAGGGCTTGACCAGATTGACGCCAATGCGCCCAATGAATTTGAGGCGCTCAGACGGGCGCGAATATATCTCACCAATCGTCACTGGGCGGAAGCGCGAAAACATTTGCTCTATATCGTCAATAATTTCCCGCAAAGCCAGAATCGCGCCGAGGCGCTTTATCAAATCGGGTTCGCTTTTTATCGCGAAGACAATTATCCCGATGCCATCAAATGGTTCGAGCAAGCCTACCAAGAATTCCCGCAAAAGAAGGAAGGTTCCGAGGGCTACTATTTTGTCGCCACCGCTTTGCAGAAAGCCCAACGTTACGATGAAGCGGCGCGGCGCTACATTGACTTTATTTCAGCCTATCCCGACAGCGACCGCATCGAAGGCGCGTATCGCAACATCGTCGATAGTTTCCGCTACGCGGGCAAATACGAAGAAGCGATTCAATGGACGCGCAAGATGGGCGAAGTTTATGCCAATAAACCGCTGCAAACCGTTGCCGTGTACAACGAAGCGCGCATTGAAATGGCGCGCGGGCGTTGGGAGGTGGCGCTCACCCTGCTCACCAGATTGCAAGCCCTGCCTGCCGTGCCGAAAGTTGCCGGAGGTAATATTTCAGGCGAAACCAATTTTCTTCGCGTTCTGGCAATCGAACAACTGGGAAGGCTCGCGGAAGCCGCGCGGTTGTATTTAGCGATTCCTGACGACCGCGATAACTATTTCGGGCAACGCGCAACGGCGAGACTCAAAATGCTTGCTGCCACGAAAGAAGGTCGTTCAATCATTGGGGCGTTATTAAATGATTACCGCGCGCAAGCGAAATCGGCGCTTGCCGCCGGTCGTTACCTCGAAGCGAAAAACGCCGCGTCGCAGGCGCTTCGTCTCACGGGTGATGAAAACACGGTGCGCGATTTGTTGACCGTGTTGCGCGCCAGTTATAACAATCTCGCTTCATACAATTCGGTTTGGAAATATCGCTTGATTCCGGTCGGTCGAAGCATTTTGAGTGCAGGCGAGCGCGGCGACGCCACCAACGCCGGACTTGCAGCCGAGCTTTTGTTTTTCGGTTTGTATGATGAGGGCGTGACGGAACTCAGGCTCGGCGGCTTCAGCGCCATGCAAAAGAGCGCAATGACCGATGCCAGTTCAACCTTAGCCGATGCCAACGCGCCGCTTGCGCCGCCGGTGAACGGGGCAATGAAATCGGTTGTGGCGGCATCGTCAACTGCGTCACAAGTGAGCGGCGATTATTCCTTTTCGATGGCGGTCTACAGCAATCGCGGCGACCAGTCGAATTACGCCATCGGTTACGCCGAGCCGCTTTTCGGTTCGGTTCCCAAAGATTATCGCGTTGAACTCATGCCGCGGGATTTGATTGAATTGATGTACCCCGCGCCCTACAAAGATGCCTTCAATGCTTATGCGCCGAAATTGAATGTTGACCCGCGCTTGATTCTGGGACTTGCAAGACAAGAGAGCCGATTCAATCCGGCGGTAAAAAGCCATGCGGCGGCGCGCGGTCTGTTGCAGTTTATCGCCGAGACTGCCGAGAAACTCGCAAACGAAGAAAAGCTGAACGGGTTTGAACTTGATGATGTGTATGAACCGGAAATCGCTGTGCGACTCGCAGCGCGGTACGTTTACGATTTGCAAACCCTCTTTCCGAATAATTCGCAGGCGATTGCCGCTTCGTATAACTCCGGCGAACAAGGCGTTGAGCGTTGGATTTTCCGCGCCAAAAGCAGTGATGTTGACCGTTTGTTTGCCGAAATCGCTTTGCCGGAAACCAAAGATTATGTCGCCAAAGTTTTGTGTAACTACCGCGCTTATGAACAACTCTTCACTAAAGAACTAAAACCGAGAAAATAG
- a CDS encoding RNA polymerase sigma factor, whose translation MAKAVTEPPDEMLVVAAILGDLDAFDELVLRYRAATVRVAQAIVGREYAEDVAQDALLLAFKALPSIEDPTKFAAWLSAITRHRALRMGKRESAHQKGRVVIDEVLLEEVEALSRPFVQEGSTELARALEQVADDYALVLRMRFLDEMPLKRIAAFLGVAVSTVKWRVHQGKKLLREELQKLRGDQWKEKKKSQN comes from the coding sequence ATGGCAAAGGCAGTCACAGAACCGCCTGATGAAATGCTCGTGGTTGCAGCGATTTTAGGTGACCTCGATGCATTCGATGAACTGGTGCTCAGGTATCGTGCAGCTACGGTGCGCGTCGCACAAGCCATCGTCGGACGCGAATATGCCGAAGATGTCGCGCAGGATGCGCTACTTTTAGCGTTTAAAGCTTTGCCTTCGATTGAAGACCCGACGAAATTTGCCGCCTGGCTTTCGGCAATTACCAGGCATCGGGCGCTGCGAATGGGCAAACGCGAAAGCGCCCATCAAAAGGGGCGTGTGGTTATTGACGAAGTGCTGCTTGAAGAGGTCGAAGCCCTGTCGCGCCCGTTCGTGCAGGAGGGGTCTACGGAACTGGCGCGGGCGCTTGAACAGGTTGCCGACGATTATGCGCTGGTGTTGCGTATGCGGTTTCTGGATGAGATGCCGCTCAAACGCATCGCCGCTTTTTTAGGGGTGGCGGTTTCGACTGTGAAATGGCGCGTTCATCAGGGAAAAAAACTTTTGCGTGAAGAGCTACAAAAATTAAGAGGTGACCAATGGAAAGAGAAAAAGAAATCGCAAAATTGA
- the folD gene encoding bifunctional methylenetetrahydrofolate dehydrogenase/methenyltetrahydrofolate cyclohydrolase FolD, with translation MSANILDGTSVAKAIKQEVADEVAQYAAKGLRPGLAVVIVGNDPASQIYVSTKAKTCEQLGIYSEKIELPEATTTEELLGLVNELNARDEIDGILVQTPLPKQIDSNFILNSIDPAKDVDGFHPVNVGRLALNEEGFRACTPAGIIEMLDRYQINLSGARCVVLGRSRTVGLPMSLLLLHRNATVTICHSRTKDLAGVARQADILIAAIGRMAMVDATFIKPGAVVVDVGTNQVTTSEDFERLYGDNPKKRAAFEKNGSVLVGDVNPRDAMEAASYFTPVPGGVGPLTIAMLMKNTLKALQLRRGK, from the coding sequence ATGTCAGCAAATATTTTGGATGGCACAAGCGTCGCCAAAGCAATTAAACAAGAGGTCGCAGATGAAGTCGCTCAATACGCCGCAAAAGGCTTGCGACCGGGGCTTGCGGTGGTGATTGTGGGCAACGACCCGGCTTCGCAGATTTACGTTTCCACTAAAGCCAAGACCTGTGAGCAACTCGGCATTTATTCCGAAAAAATTGAATTGCCGGAAGCGACAACCACCGAAGAACTGCTTGGACTGGTTAATGAATTGAATGCGCGTGATGAAATTGACGGCATCCTCGTGCAGACCCCGTTGCCAAAACAGATTGATAGCAATTTCATTTTGAATTCTATTGATCCGGCAAAAGATGTTGATGGCTTTCATCCGGTCAATGTCGGCAGGCTGGCGCTCAACGAAGAGGGGTTCAGAGCTTGTACGCCTGCCGGAATCATCGAAATGTTAGACCGCTACCAAATCAATTTAAGCGGCGCGCGGTGCGTGGTGTTGGGTCGCAGCCGCACCGTCGGACTTCCCATGTCGCTGCTGTTGTTGCACAGAAACGCGACGGTGACGATTTGCCATTCGCGCACCAAAGATTTGGCTGGTGTAGCGCGTCAGGCAGACATTTTGATTGCCGCCATCGGACGCATGGCGATGGTGGATGCGACATTTATTAAACCCGGTGCTGTCGTCGTTGATGTCGGCACGAACCAGGTCACGACCAGCGAAGACTTTGAACGATTATATGGCGATAATCCGAAAAAACGCGCCGCATTCGAGAAGAACGGTTCGGTTCTGGTTGGCGATGTCAATCCGCGTGATGCAATGGAAGCGGCAAGTTATTTTACTCCTGTGCCCGGCGGCGTCGGTCCTTTGACGATTGCCATGCTGATGAAAAACACCTTGAAAGCCCTGCAACTCCGACGCGGTAAGTAA
- a CDS encoding sigma-70 family RNA polymerase sigma factor, with the protein MVTNLQTSQQPVEAKEPDWVAVISRIAHGDQQAMTALYNGTSKLVFGLVLRILNDRGMAEEVLLDVYAQVWRQANRYDTSRGAPLGWITTIARSRAIDRLRSERHNLAEFELNEATTREPSVHASPDLASEASEKRRFVRRALDALPIEQREVIELSYFAGLTQSEIAIKLNQPLGTVKTRTRLGMIKLREVLKPLMETT; encoded by the coding sequence ATGGTTACAAATCTGCAAACAAGTCAGCAGCCAGTGGAAGCGAAAGAACCGGACTGGGTGGCTGTAATTTCGCGAATCGCCCACGGCGACCAGCAAGCGATGACCGCGCTCTATAACGGTACGAGCAAACTTGTCTTTGGACTGGTCTTGCGCATCCTGAACGATAGAGGCATGGCGGAAGAGGTTTTGCTGGATGTTTACGCGCAAGTCTGGCGGCAAGCCAATCGCTATGACACATCGCGTGGCGCGCCGCTGGGGTGGATAACCACGATTGCGCGAAGCCGTGCCATTGATCGCCTGCGTTCCGAGCGTCACAACCTGGCGGAATTTGAGTTGAACGAAGCGACAACTCGCGAACCCTCGGTTCATGCAAGTCCTGACCTGGCGAGCGAAGCCTCCGAAAAACGTCGGTTTGTTCGCCGGGCGCTTGATGCCTTGCCGATTGAGCAAAGGGAAGTCATCGAGCTTTCTTATTTCGCAGGGCTGACGCAGAGCGAAATTGCCATAAAATTAAACCAGCCGCTCGGTACGGTAAAAACAAGAACCAGGCTTGGGATGATTAAGTTGAGAGAAGTGCTCAAGCCATTGATGGAAACAACATGA
- a CDS encoding cupin domain-containing protein, with translation MKHNVDEELELKAALHALGTMTQNEAKAYEEAVSQLASEETAGIDSLAEFDSVVHLLGFAAEEAEPSPVVWDKLSAMMTEEPKVSETLADEPISNMLANSEVALDEIKHAAASPALLTIRKDEGEWLTVSEGVFVKPIFQNPDRGTSTYLIKMSPGTNIERHRHSGFEECMMIEGDFHVDGKVLGPGDYHCASPGSIHDRPYTETGTLFLVVASARYESLEN, from the coding sequence ATGAAGCATAACGTAGATGAAGAACTTGAGCTGAAGGCGGCGCTCCATGCACTCGGCACCATGACGCAAAACGAAGCCAAGGCTTATGAAGAGGCGGTGTCCCAACTAGCGTCCGAAGAAACTGCCGGCATTGACTCTCTTGCAGAGTTTGATTCAGTGGTTCACCTGCTTGGTTTTGCAGCCGAGGAAGCCGAACCTTCGCCTGTAGTCTGGGATAAATTGTCAGCGATGATGACCGAAGAGCCAAAAGTTTCGGAAACCCTCGCTGATGAGCCGATAAGTAATATGCTGGCGAATTCGGAAGTCGCGCTTGATGAGATTAAACATGCCGCTGCATCGCCCGCATTACTCACCATTCGCAAAGATGAAGGGGAATGGTTGACGGTTTCCGAAGGCGTATTCGTCAAACCGATTTTTCAAAATCCCGACAGAGGAACTTCAACCTATCTCATCAAAATGTCGCCCGGCACCAATATCGAACGCCATCGCCATAGCGGCTTTGAAGAATGCATGATGATTGAAGGCGATTTTCATGTGGATGGCAAAGTTCTAGGACCCGGCGATTATCATTGCGCCAGCCCCGGAAGCATTCACGATAGACCCTATACGGAAACCGGCACGCTTTTCCTGGTCGTCGCCAGCGCCCGCTATGAATCGTTGGAAAATTAA
- the xerC gene encoding tyrosine recombinase XerC — protein sequence MEEYLDRFEQHLKYERNVSAHTLRNYMSDMQQFYEYLCPIQKDGRRREVPIQEIDHITIREYLATFYKDNHKKTSIARKLATLRTFFKFLCREQILEMNPAKLVSSPRLEKKIPKVLSIEEMIRFIESPDTETVLGKRDRAILELLYGAGIRVSELCGLNIEDVDFKNQSIRVRGKGRKERIVPFGSKAKEALEIYMEVRGELLLEAPVDNRDPEILFYNYQGTRITTRSVGRMLDKYLKECAMSLEISPHSLRHSFATHLLSAGADLRAIQELLGHARLSTTQIYTQVSMEKLMQEYDKAHPKA from the coding sequence ATGGAAGAATACCTTGATCGTTTTGAACAGCATTTAAAATACGAACGCAATGTCTCGGCGCATACCTTGCGAAATTATATGAGCGATATGCAGCAGTTTTATGAATACCTCTGCCCGATTCAAAAAGATGGTCGGCGCAGAGAAGTGCCGATTCAAGAGATTGACCACATCACCATACGCGAATATCTGGCGACCTTTTATAAAGACAATCATAAAAAAACCTCGATTGCGCGAAAGCTCGCCACGCTTCGCACCTTTTTCAAATTTCTTTGTCGCGAACAAATTCTCGAAATGAATCCCGCCAAACTGGTGTCGAGTCCGCGACTCGAAAAGAAAATTCCCAAGGTGCTTTCCATCGAAGAGATGATTCGTTTCATCGAATCGCCCGATACCGAAACCGTTCTGGGCAAACGCGACCGCGCCATTTTGGAATTGCTTTACGGCGCAGGCATTCGCGTGTCGGAACTTTGTGGACTCAATATCGAAGATGTGGATTTCAAAAATCAATCCATACGGGTGCGCGGCAAAGGGCGCAAAGAACGCATCGTGCCGTTCGGTTCAAAAGCCAAAGAAGCGTTGGAAATTTATATGGAAGTGCGCGGCGAGTTACTGCTCGAAGCGCCCGTCGATAATCGCGACCCGGAGATTTTGTTTTATAACTATCAAGGCACACGCATCACCACGCGCTCGGTCGGGCGCATGCTCGATAAGTATTTAAAAGAATGCGCTATGTCGCTGGAAATCAGCCCGCATTCGCTCAGGCATTCATTCGCTACGCATTTATTATCAGCGGGCGCAGACCTGCGCGCGATTCAGGAACTTCTGGGACATGCGCGACTTTCGACGACACAGATTTATACACAGGTTTCGATGGAAAAACTGATGCAGGAATATGACAAGGCACATCCAAAAGCGTGA
- a CDS encoding zf-HC2 domain-containing protein, producing the protein MNHREIDDNEIIERYARHQLSPEERRAFQEHYFACDACFDKVQMMARLIAGICEASRQ; encoded by the coding sequence ATGAATCATCGGGAAATAGACGACAACGAAATAATCGAGCGGTACGCGCGCCATCAACTCTCACCTGAAGAACGCCGCGCCTTTCAGGAGCATTATTTCGCCTGCGATGCGTGTTTTGACAAAGTGCAAATGATGGCGCGACTAATTGCCGGTATCTGTGAAGCTTCAAGGCAATGA
- a CDS encoding sigma-70 family RNA polymerase sigma factor, whose protein sequence is MYQKNFLFPNYAGSLPADIPRRKRSESRQGEVAITTDAELVLRILERDTAAETALYEKYSSRIYFLALSELHSRDDAEDIRAETFLRVIQALREGKLRKPESLASFIIGIALNIIREQNRVGAKTQALTDAEYEIPDAGSLESAFVDRDVRRSVEEATKALKPRERQFLRMYYFEEKSKAEIARALGIQEDRLRLIKSRTLKKFTEIYKKLTGS, encoded by the coding sequence ATGTATCAAAAAAATTTTCTTTTTCCCAACTATGCGGGTTCGTTGCCCGCTGATATTCCCCGACGTAAACGCTCTGAGTCCAGGCAAGGGGAAGTTGCCATTACAACGGATGCCGAACTGGTGTTGCGCATTCTTGAGCGCGATACGGCGGCGGAAACGGCGCTTTACGAAAAATATTCCTCACGCATCTATTTTCTGGCGCTCAGCGAGTTGCATTCCCGCGATGATGCCGAAGACATTCGCGCCGAAACTTTTCTGCGGGTCATTCAGGCACTACGCGAAGGCAAACTTCGCAAACCCGAATCCCTCGCCTCATTCATCATCGGCATCGCGTTAAACATTATTCGTGAACAAAATCGCGTCGGCGCAAAAACTCAGGCGCTGACCGACGCCGAATACGAAATCCCCGATGCCGGGTCACTGGAATCGGCTTTTGTTGATCGCGATGTGCGCCGTTCAGTAGAAGAAGCCACGAAAGCTTTGAAACCGCGCGAGCGCCAGTTTTTGCGAATGTATTATTTTGAAGAAAAGTCGAAAGCAGAAATCGCGCGCGCCCTGGGCATCCAGGAAGACCGCCTGCGCTTAATCAAATCGCGGACGCTCAAAAAATTTACTGAGATTTACAAAAAATTGACCGGCAGTTGA
- a CDS encoding serine hydrolase, with the protein MRTRKAASFILLLILLSAQLVYGQQNAIPASFDDYVKKALVDWEVPGVAIAVVKDDKVIFAKGYGVKKIGEPAPVTEKTMFAIGSASKAFTAAAVAMLVDEGKMKWDDGATKYLPGFQLFDPYASREITMRDLLCHRSGLERGDLMWYGSAYSRDEILQRVRHLKPSWSFRSQFGYQNIMYLAAGQAVAGVTKMSWDEVIKQRIFKPLGMTSSNTSIRDLAEMSDVSTPHTKIDGKVTAIPWRNIDNIAPAGSINSNVADMAQWVRLHLNEGKASGQTVITSGNLKELHMPQTLIRREGVWEIISPEAHFTAYGLGWFMNDYKARKIVHHGGNIDGMSAFVAMVPEEKLGVVILTNMNGTMITAALAYTIFDYFLPQIGAKHDHSAEILKSIKAVLAQSETAEKKKEEARVKNTQPSLALKNYVGTYTDEMYGEAKVTEENGKLVATYGAAFKGDLEHWHYDTFRSIWRDKSIGKSLVTFKLNAAGKVESLSIENLAEFKRTEKAEDVASLNLSEADLQKYVGKYALKAPPLEISLEMVGGKLKGIIPGQPIATFVPVAANRFKVVVDGAPVEIYAQFEMDGAKPKSMILEQAGMKFTLTPKP; encoded by the coding sequence ATGAGGACACGAAAAGCGGCTAGCTTTATTTTACTGCTCATATTGTTGAGCGCGCAGTTGGTTTACGGGCAGCAGAATGCCATTCCCGCAAGTTTTGATGATTATGTCAAAAAGGCTTTGGTGGATTGGGAAGTGCCCGGCGTGGCGATTGCCGTCGTCAAAGATGACAAAGTGATTTTCGCCAAAGGCTATGGGGTAAAAAAAATCGGTGAACCGGCACCGGTAACTGAAAAGACCATGTTTGCCATCGGTTCCGCATCGAAAGCGTTTACCGCCGCGGCAGTCGCGATGCTGGTGGACGAAGGCAAAATGAAATGGGATGATGGCGCGACCAAATATCTGCCGGGCTTTCAACTCTTCGACCCCTATGCCTCACGCGAAATCACCATGCGCGATTTGCTCTGTCATCGCTCTGGGTTAGAGCGCGGCGATTTGATGTGGTACGGCAGCGCCTATAGTCGCGACGAAATTTTGCAAAGAGTTCGCCATCTCAAACCTTCATGGAGTTTTCGCAGTCAATTCGGCTATCAAAACATCATGTATCTCGCCGCCGGGCAAGCGGTCGCCGGCGTCACCAAAATGAGTTGGGATGAGGTCATCAAACAGAGAATTTTCAAGCCGCTCGGCATGACTTCGTCAAACACCAGCATCAGAGATTTGGCTGAGATGAGTGATGTTTCCACGCCGCACACGAAAATTGACGGTAAAGTGACAGCCATCCCCTGGCGCAACATTGATAACATCGCGCCTGCGGGTTCGATCAATTCCAATGTGGCTGATATGGCGCAGTGGGTGCGCCTGCATCTCAACGAAGGCAAAGCGAGCGGTCAAACGGTTATCACTTCCGGCAATCTCAAAGAGTTGCACATGCCGCAAACCCTCATTCGTCGCGAAGGCGTCTGGGAAATCATTTCTCCCGAAGCGCATTTTACGGCTTATGGATTAGGGTGGTTTATGAACGATTACAAAGCCCGTAAAATCGTTCATCACGGCGGCAACATCGACGGCATGAGCGCCTTCGTGGCGATGGTTCCCGAAGAAAAACTCGGCGTCGTCATCCTCACCAATATGAACGGCACGATGATAACGGCGGCGCTCGCTTATACGATTTTCGATTATTTTTTACCGCAGATTGGCGCCAAACATGACCACAGCGCAGAGATTTTGAAATCCATCAAAGCCGTACTGGCGCAGAGCGAAACCGCCGAGAAGAAAAAAGAGGAAGCCCGCGTTAAAAATACCCAACCTTCATTGGCGTTGAAAAATTACGTCGGCACCTACACTGATGAGATGTACGGCGAAGCCAAAGTGACGGAGGAAAACGGCAAGTTGGTGGCAACCTACGGCGCGGCATTTAAAGGCGACCTCGAACACTGGCACTATGATACATTCCGTTCAATCTGGCGCGACAAATCCATCGGCAAGAGTCTGGTGACGTTTAAACTGAATGCCGCAGGTAAAGTCGAATCCTTGAGCATCGAAAACCTTGCCGAGTTCAAACGCACCGAAAAAGCCGAAGATGTCGCAAGCCTCAATTTAAGCGAAGCCGATTTGCAAAAGTATGTCGGCAAATATGCACTGAAAGCGCCGCCTCTGGAAATCAGCCTTGAGATGGTTGGCGGGAAACTCAAAGGCATCATTCCCGGTCAACCGATTGCGACCTTTGTGCCGGTTGCCGCCAACCGCTTCAAAGTTGTGGTTGACGGCGCGCCAGTTGAAATTTACGCGCAGTTTGAAATGGATGGCGCAAAGCCCAAGAGCATGATACTTGAACAGGCAGGTATGAAATTCACGCTCACGCCGAAACCGTAG